One Streptomyces showdoensis genomic region harbors:
- a CDS encoding DUF3037 domain-containing protein, which produces MTDRDVFEYALLRVVPRVERGECFNAGVVVYCRARSFVAARTHLDEAKLTVLDPAADVTGVRAALRAVEGVCLGGEDAGQAAGDDAGRRFRWLIAPRSTVVQPGPVHTGLTADPEAEVERLLDLLVR; this is translated from the coding sequence GTGACCGATCGCGATGTCTTCGAGTACGCGCTCCTGCGCGTCGTGCCCCGGGTGGAGCGCGGCGAGTGCTTCAACGCCGGCGTGGTGGTCTACTGCCGGGCCCGGTCCTTCGTGGCCGCCCGCACCCATCTGGACGAGGCCAAGCTGACCGTGCTCGACCCGGCCGCCGACGTCACCGGCGTGCGGGCCGCGCTGCGCGCGGTCGAGGGCGTCTGCCTCGGCGGCGAGGACGCCGGCCAGGCCGCCGGGGACGACGCCGGGCGGCGCTTCCGCTGGCTGATCGCGCCCCGTTCCACGGTGGTCCAGCCGGGACCGGTGCACACCGGTCTGACGGCCGACCCCGAGGCCGAGGTGGAACGTCTGCTCGACCTGCTGGTGCGCTAG
- the fabG gene encoding 3-oxoacyl-ACP reductase FabG, producing MSTTEQRVAVVTGAARGIGAATAIRLAAEGRAVAVLDLDEAACKDTVEKITAAGGTALAVGCDVSDGAQVEAAVARVAAELGAPTILVNNAGVLRDNLLFKMSESDWDLVMNVHLKGAFLMAKACQKHMVDAGFGRIVSLSSSSALGNRGQANYSAVKAGLQGLTKTLAKELGKFGVTANAVAPGFIVTEMTAQTAERVGMGFEEFQAAAASMIPVQRVGRPEDVANAIAFFTGDDAGFVSGQVMYVAGGPLN from the coding sequence ATGTCCACCACCGAGCAGCGCGTAGCCGTCGTCACCGGTGCGGCTCGCGGCATCGGAGCCGCCACCGCGATCCGGCTCGCCGCCGAGGGCCGCGCGGTCGCCGTACTCGACCTCGACGAGGCGGCCTGCAAGGACACCGTCGAGAAGATCACCGCCGCGGGCGGCACCGCGCTCGCCGTCGGCTGCGACGTCTCCGACGGCGCCCAGGTGGAGGCCGCCGTCGCGCGCGTCGCCGCCGAGCTCGGCGCGCCGACCATCCTCGTCAACAACGCGGGCGTGCTCCGCGACAACCTGCTCTTCAAGATGTCCGAGTCGGACTGGGACCTCGTGATGAACGTGCACCTCAAGGGCGCGTTCCTGATGGCCAAGGCCTGTCAGAAGCACATGGTGGACGCCGGCTTCGGGCGGATCGTCTCGCTCTCCTCCTCCTCGGCCCTCGGCAACCGCGGCCAGGCCAACTACTCCGCCGTCAAGGCCGGCCTGCAGGGCCTGACCAAGACGCTCGCCAAGGAGCTCGGCAAGTTCGGCGTCACCGCCAACGCCGTCGCCCCCGGCTTCATCGTCACCGAGATGACCGCGCAGACCGCCGAGCGGGTCGGCATGGGCTTCGAGGAGTTCCAGGCCGCGGCCGCCTCGATGATCCCGGTCCAGCGCGTCGGCCGCCCCGAGGACGTCGCCAACGCCATCGCCTTCTTCACGGGCGACGACGCCGGCTTCGTCTCCGGCCAGGTCATGTACGTGGCCGGCGGCCCGCTCAACTGA
- a CDS encoding ABC transporter substrate-binding protein has product MFNRTSLQAAAALASISLLSGCSVFSDGESAGDQRIVVGTTSSPSTLDPAAAWDNSWELFRNVFQTLVSFPTGSTSPQSDAADCKFKEGSSSRVFECVLHDGLTFSNGHKLDAEAVRYSIDRIRKIDVKGGPNGMLGSLDKVEAIDDRTVVFRLNKSDATFPFILATPAMSIVDPAEYPADQLRKDGKLVGSGPYVLDSYAEGQKAELTRNPSYKGFADRKNGGVTIRYFKESEPMVTALRKKEIDATYRGLTAAEVVALQADTPENKGLQLVESTGADIRYLVFNSRDDSVDRLPVRKAIAQLVDRDELVSKVYQGTAEPLYSMVPKGISGHTTKFYDRFGSPDPAKAKSILRAAGITKPVKLDFWYTTDRYGSSTAAEFAELKRQLEESGLFAITLHGKPWKEFQAGYQKGQYPVFGRGWFPDFPDPDNFVAPFVGKENVLGTPYVSPKITNELIPKSRRESDRAAVTDDFVEAQEIMVQDVRLLPLWQGKLYIAASDDIGGGERALDPQTVMQMWELSRRTSW; this is encoded by the coding sequence GTGTTCAACCGGACCAGTCTGCAGGCCGCTGCAGCCCTTGCGTCCATATCCCTCCTGTCCGGATGCAGTGTGTTTTCGGACGGTGAATCCGCAGGGGATCAAAGAATCGTCGTCGGTACGACGAGTTCTCCGTCCACGCTTGATCCGGCGGCCGCCTGGGACAATTCCTGGGAGCTTTTCCGGAATGTCTTCCAGACGCTCGTGAGTTTCCCGACCGGCAGCACCAGCCCGCAGTCCGACGCGGCCGACTGCAAGTTCAAGGAGGGGAGCTCGAGCCGGGTCTTCGAGTGCGTCCTCCACGACGGTCTGACCTTCTCCAACGGGCACAAGCTGGACGCCGAAGCCGTCCGCTACTCGATCGACCGGATCCGGAAGATCGACGTCAAGGGCGGCCCCAACGGCATGCTCGGCTCGCTCGACAAGGTCGAGGCGATCGACGACCGCACGGTGGTCTTCCGGCTGAACAAGTCGGACGCGACCTTCCCGTTCATCCTCGCCACCCCGGCCATGTCCATCGTCGACCCGGCCGAGTACCCGGCGGACCAGCTCCGCAAGGACGGCAAGCTGGTCGGCTCCGGTCCGTACGTCCTCGACTCCTACGCCGAGGGCCAGAAGGCCGAGCTCACCCGCAACCCCAGCTACAAGGGCTTCGCCGACCGCAAGAACGGCGGCGTGACCATTCGGTACTTCAAGGAGTCCGAGCCGATGGTCACCGCGCTGAGGAAGAAGGAGATCGACGCCACCTACCGCGGCCTCACCGCGGCCGAGGTCGTCGCCCTCCAGGCCGACACGCCGGAGAACAAGGGGCTCCAGCTCGTCGAGTCCACCGGTGCGGACATCCGCTACCTGGTCTTCAACAGCCGTGACGACTCGGTCGACCGGCTCCCCGTCCGCAAGGCCATCGCGCAGCTCGTCGACCGCGACGAGCTCGTGAGCAAGGTCTACCAGGGCACGGCCGAGCCGCTGTACTCCATGGTGCCCAAGGGCATCTCGGGCCACACCACGAAGTTCTACGACCGCTTCGGCTCGCCCGACCCGGCCAAGGCCAAGTCCATCCTGCGCGCCGCCGGCATCACCAAGCCGGTCAAGCTGGACTTCTGGTACACCACCGACCGGTACGGCTCCTCGACCGCCGCCGAGTTCGCCGAGCTCAAGCGGCAGCTGGAGGAGAGCGGCCTCTTCGCGATCACCCTCCACGGAAAGCCGTGGAAGGAGTTCCAGGCGGGCTACCAGAAGGGCCAGTACCCGGTCTTCGGCCGCGGCTGGTTCCCGGACTTCCCGGACCCGGACAACTTCGTCGCCCCCTTCGTGGGCAAGGAGAACGTCCTCGGCACCCCGTACGTCAGCCCGAAGATCACCAACGAGCTGATCCCGAAGTCCCGGCGCGAGAGCGACCGCGCGGCCGTCACGGACGACTTCGTGGAGGCCCAGGAGATCATGGTGCAGGACGTCCGGCTGCTCCCGCTGTGGCAGGGCAAGCTGTACATCGCCGCCAGCGACGACATCGGCGGCGGCGAGCGGGCGCTCGACCCGCAGACCGTCATGCAGATGTGGGAACTCAGCCGCCGCACCAGCTGGTAG
- a CDS encoding SDR family oxidoreductase, with protein sequence MSAQELPELSGKVALVTGASRGIGYGVAEALVARGDRVCITGRGEEALKEAVERLGADRVIAVPGKAHDEAHQAAAVAATMEAFGRVDFLVNNAGTNPVFGPIAELDLNVARKVFETNVVSALGFAQQTYRAWQKEHGGAIVNIASIAGLAPSPFIGAYGMSKAAMINLTVQLAHEFAPSVRVNAIAPAVVKTKFAAALYEGREAEAAAPYLLGRLGEPQDIGGAAAFLTSAQSDWITGQTLVVDGGLFLNAGVG encoded by the coding sequence ATGAGCGCGCAGGAACTGCCCGAGCTCTCGGGCAAGGTCGCCCTGGTCACCGGCGCGAGCCGGGGCATCGGCTACGGCGTCGCCGAGGCCCTGGTCGCCCGCGGCGACCGGGTCTGCATCACCGGACGGGGCGAGGAGGCCCTCAAGGAGGCCGTGGAGCGCCTCGGGGCCGACCGGGTGATCGCCGTGCCCGGCAAGGCGCACGACGAGGCCCACCAGGCCGCGGCGGTCGCCGCCACCATGGAGGCCTTCGGCCGGGTGGACTTCCTGGTCAACAACGCCGGCACCAACCCGGTCTTCGGGCCGATCGCCGAGCTGGACCTGAACGTGGCCCGCAAGGTCTTCGAGACCAACGTGGTGTCCGCGCTCGGCTTCGCCCAGCAGACCTACCGGGCGTGGCAGAAGGAGCACGGCGGGGCGATCGTGAACATCGCCTCGATCGCCGGCCTCGCCCCGTCGCCGTTCATCGGCGCGTACGGGATGAGCAAGGCGGCCATGATCAACCTGACCGTCCAGCTGGCGCACGAGTTCGCCCCGTCGGTCCGGGTCAACGCCATCGCCCCGGCCGTCGTGAAGACGAAGTTCGCCGCGGCGCTCTACGAGGGGCGGGAGGCCGAGGCGGCCGCCCCGTACCTCCTCGGGCGGCTCGGCGAGCCGCAGGACATCGGCGGTGCCGCGGCCTTCCTGACCTCGGCGCAGTCGGACTGGATCACCGGCCAGACGCTCGTCGTCGACGGCGGTCTTTTCCTGAACGCCGGTGTCGGGTGA